In Nostoc sp. UHCC 0926, a single genomic region encodes these proteins:
- the hepA gene encoding heterocyst formation ABC transporter subunit HepA, translating into MHFQLPQQLRSLFKASSFWQDNYLILREFKHFRKIATLALIFSILAATFEGVSIGFLLSFLQSLTSPNAQPVQTGIHWFDIWILGAKTSAINRLYRVSLLILLSTWLRATFNYFSQVYTELSQLHLADRLRKQIFEQLQSLSLSYFAKTRSGELINTITTEIEKIRQGFSGTAFLVTRGLTTFVYLISMFLISWQLTLISALLFTLLGVGLSNLNARVRESSFGMTTANANFTSTAIEFINGIRTVHSCGTQEFERQRYYKASDKVISTTTKVVFTWTLVKPIAEGVATTVLIGMIILAFTSLVTNGTLQVASLLTFFFVLFRFIPFVQDINGTRAYLSTLHGSADNIKNMLKSDDKYYFQNGKLEFKGLKRSIDLVSVDFGYDDDNLVLHNITLTLEKGKMTALVGASGAGKTTLADLIPRFYNATDGYLYIDEIDVRQFEINSLRRKIAVVSQDTFIFNTNVWHNISYGTPEATNDEIQEAARLANALEFILEMPEGFNTQLGDRGVRLSGGQRQRIAIARALLRNPEILILDEATSALDSVSERLIQDSLEKLSVGKTVIAIAHRLSTISKADKVVVLEQGRIVEQGKYQELLELKGKLWKYHQMQYEVRQSD; encoded by the coding sequence ATGCATTTCCAACTTCCTCAACAACTTCGTAGTCTGTTCAAAGCTAGCAGCTTTTGGCAGGACAACTATTTGATATTGCGAGAATTTAAACACTTTCGCAAAATTGCAACTCTAGCTCTGATATTCTCGATTTTGGCAGCAACTTTTGAAGGTGTGAGTATTGGTTTTTTGCTTTCCTTTTTGCAAAGCTTAACTAGTCCCAACGCTCAACCTGTCCAGACAGGAATACACTGGTTTGATATTTGGATTTTAGGAGCCAAGACATCGGCAATTAATCGTCTGTACCGCGTATCTCTGTTGATTTTATTGAGTACTTGGTTACGTGCAACCTTTAATTACTTTTCCCAAGTCTACACTGAATTATCTCAACTACATCTTGCCGATCGCTTACGTAAGCAAATTTTTGAACAGTTACAATCTTTGTCACTAAGTTACTTTGCCAAAACTCGTTCTGGTGAACTAATTAACACAATTACCACAGAAATTGAAAAAATCAGACAGGGTTTCAGTGGCACAGCCTTTTTAGTAACTAGAGGACTAACAACCTTTGTCTACTTAATATCAATGTTTTTGATATCATGGCAATTGACGCTGATTTCAGCATTACTATTTACACTTTTAGGTGTAGGGTTGTCCAATCTGAATGCTAGAGTCAGAGAATCAAGTTTTGGTATGACAACTGCCAATGCTAATTTTACATCAACAGCCATAGAATTTATTAATGGCATTCGCACTGTTCACTCCTGTGGTACTCAAGAATTTGAACGGCAGCGTTACTACAAAGCTAGCGACAAGGTAATAAGTACTACAACTAAAGTTGTATTCACCTGGACACTTGTTAAGCCAATTGCTGAAGGCGTAGCGACTACCGTATTGATCGGAATGATTATTTTGGCGTTCACTAGCCTTGTTACCAATGGAACGCTACAAGTTGCTTCTTTGCTAACCTTTTTCTTTGTGCTATTTCGATTTATCCCGTTTGTTCAAGATATTAATGGTACGAGAGCATATCTCAGTACTTTACATGGCTCGGCAGACAACATTAAAAATATGTTGAAAAGTGATGATAAATATTACTTTCAAAATGGCAAACTTGAGTTTAAAGGGTTAAAAAGGTCAATAGATTTAGTATCTGTAGATTTTGGCTACGATGATGATAATCTAGTGCTACATAATATTACCCTTACTCTTGAAAAGGGAAAAATGACAGCATTAGTCGGAGCATCTGGTGCTGGTAAAACAACCCTTGCTGATTTAATTCCCCGATTTTATAATGCTACAGATGGATATCTTTACATTGATGAAATTGATGTCCGACAGTTTGAAATTAACTCCTTACGTCGGAAAATAGCTGTCGTCAGTCAGGATACTTTTATCTTCAATACTAATGTTTGGCATAATATTTCTTACGGGACTCCAGAAGCCACTAATGATGAAATTCAAGAAGCTGCTAGACTAGCGAATGCACTAGAATTTATTTTGGAAATGCCCGAAGGTTTTAACACCCAGCTTGGAGATAGAGGTGTTAGGTTATCTGGAGGACAAAGGCAGCGAATTGCTATTGCACGTGCTTTACTGCGGAACCCAGAAATTTTGATTTTGGATGAAGCAACTAGCGCCTTAGATTCTGTATCTGAGCGCTTAATTCAAGATTCATTAGAAAAGCTATCTGTTGGGAAAACAGTAATTGCGATCGCTCACCGTCTTTCTACCATTTCTAAAGCAGATAAAGTTGTAGTTTTAGAACAGGGACGGATAGTAGAGCAAGGTAAGTATCAAGAACTGCTGGAACTCAAAGGCAAGCTTTGGAAATATCATCAAATGCAGTATGAAGTAAGGCAATCAGATTAG
- the hepC gene encoding heterocyst development glycosyltransferase HepC, which translates to MTTSIIPTLENLYDVTQEHQENRGYCTLQWRQGKLLVKPPGRVKQPYLPSLDSKRSLVECLQHSPVSLVSIDPKLGEALLTFWADACEEAKKPIFLSIPAGNKVPNQPLRQLQRLIDWIAALVLLLLISPVTLGLIVLMQVYSPGSLFCREWRVGERGKLFQSIRFCTHNITPLGRWMGKSSLDNLPQLFNVLRGDMSLIGSRSWTLEDAVQLNKLPEVTASWEVEAQPHLLHLDSQTL; encoded by the coding sequence ATGACAACTTCAATAATTCCAACTCTAGAGAATTTATATGATGTAACCCAGGAACACCAAGAGAATCGTGGGTACTGCACACTCCAGTGGCGGCAGGGTAAGCTGTTGGTGAAGCCGCCTGGACGAGTTAAACAACCATATCTGCCTTCATTAGATAGTAAGCGATCGCTAGTAGAATGCTTACAACATTCTCCTGTAAGTTTGGTAAGCATAGATCCAAAGCTGGGTGAGGCTTTGCTCACGTTTTGGGCAGATGCATGTGAAGAAGCTAAAAAACCAATATTCCTAAGCATACCTGCTGGCAATAAAGTGCCTAACCAACCCTTGAGACAATTGCAGCGACTAATTGATTGGATTGCTGCTTTGGTGTTGCTGCTATTAATAAGTCCAGTCACGTTGGGATTGATTGTGTTAATGCAGGTTTACTCGCCAGGATCACTTTTTTGCCGTGAGTGGCGTGTTGGAGAACGCGGTAAACTCTTTCAATCAATCAGGTTTTGCACACACAACATCACACCGCTAGGGCGTTGGATGGGTAAATCCAGTCTGGACAATCTACCCCAGTTATTTAACGTGCTACGGGGTGACATGAGTTTGATCGGATCTCGTTCTTGGACTTTAGAAGATGCAGTACAGCTAAATAAACTACCAGAAGTTACGGCTTCATGGGAAGTAGAAGCACAGCCGCACTTGTTACATCTGGATAGCCAAACACTTTGA
- a CDS encoding GumC family protein, which translates to MVQSSLNPHITPASETEPSYGQMFAVFVRRFPWFLAVLISCIALAGIVTFKTKPTYKSSMQLLVEPNYQGKTEGAGLDNQFTDSNVVIDTATQLNLMQSSGLIQKAVDKLQSNYPDITSAEIKTSLVLTQIRSKEDNVATKIFQVEYTAGDPEKTQKVLGAIRQVYVEYNKEQQNSRLQKGLQIIREQLSKASEEVNAAETNLQRFRRNQNLIDPESQAKAIETALNNIAQERQTTRSQYGEALARQKSLEEQLNRSPQNALVASRLSQSTRYQGLLNEIQKTELALAQERLRFTDQTPSVQKFKEQLQSQKELLQQEVGRTLGPKSAGAFSSGDSLLEKGQLGEIDLSLAGQLVETQTNIVALTARDQTLAQKENELRLEIKRFPPLLAYYNRMLPQLQFSRERLEQLLRAEQQLRQELSKGGFNWEVVEDPQKGAQLGPNLQQNLLLGAVVGFMLGGIAAFIRESADDAVHTTAELEKQMAMPLLGTTPKLPPAKPRESMIKLPFGKPEVLAPWTIQVLQSPPRWESLDLIYKNIELLNTVANLKSLMITSALADEGKSALALGLAMSAARLHKRVLLIDANLRDPSLHQQLNLPNEQGLSTLLASDTTLPNQISFQYSGSAYIDILTAGPKPADPANLLSSPRMMQLMAAFEENYDLVLIDAPPVLGLVDAMLTASSCRSVVMVASIGIVTRSQLTQATAMLSKLNLIGVVANGVSNSSSNYVPNIKQQQLALRQAVEK; encoded by the coding sequence GTGGTTCAAAGTAGTCTAAATCCTCATATAACTCCAGCTTCTGAAACTGAACCAAGTTACGGACAAATGTTTGCGGTATTTGTGCGAAGATTTCCTTGGTTCTTAGCAGTATTAATTAGTTGTATTGCTCTTGCAGGTATAGTAACTTTTAAGACAAAACCAACTTATAAAAGTTCGATGCAACTGCTAGTAGAACCTAACTATCAAGGTAAGACAGAAGGAGCAGGGTTAGACAACCAGTTTACCGACTCTAATGTTGTGATAGATACTGCAACTCAGCTTAACTTGATGCAGAGTTCAGGACTCATCCAAAAAGCAGTTGATAAACTTCAGTCTAATTATCCCGACATAACTTCAGCAGAAATTAAAACTTCTTTGGTCTTAACTCAAATAAGGAGCAAAGAAGATAATGTTGCTACTAAAATCTTTCAAGTTGAATACACTGCTGGAGATCCAGAAAAAACACAAAAAGTTCTAGGTGCAATTCGACAAGTTTATGTGGAATATAACAAAGAACAACAGAATTCACGTTTACAAAAAGGTCTGCAAATTATCAGGGAACAGTTAAGTAAAGCCAGTGAAGAAGTAAACGCAGCTGAGACAAATTTACAAAGGTTTCGGAGAAATCAGAACTTAATTGATCCAGAGTCACAGGCCAAAGCTATTGAGACGGCTTTGAACAATATTGCCCAAGAGCGACAGACAACTCGTTCTCAGTATGGGGAAGCTTTGGCACGCCAAAAATCTTTGGAAGAACAACTTAACCGTTCTCCCCAAAATGCTCTAGTTGCTTCCCGCCTGAGTCAGTCTACTCGCTATCAGGGCTTACTGAACGAAATCCAAAAAACAGAACTGGCACTAGCACAAGAACGCTTACGCTTTACAGATCAGACTCCGAGTGTGCAAAAGTTCAAAGAACAGCTTCAAAGCCAGAAGGAATTATTGCAACAAGAAGTAGGAAGGACTTTAGGCCCAAAATCTGCTGGTGCATTCAGTTCTGGAGACTCTCTCCTCGAAAAAGGACAGCTCGGTGAAATTGATCTCAGCCTTGCTGGTCAGCTAGTGGAAACACAGACCAATATAGTTGCTTTAACTGCTCGCGATCAAACTCTGGCCCAGAAAGAAAACGAGCTGCGTTTGGAAATTAAACGCTTCCCGCCTCTGTTGGCTTATTACAATCGGATGCTACCCCAGTTGCAATTTAGTCGTGAAAGGTTAGAGCAGCTTTTAAGAGCAGAACAGCAATTGCGGCAAGAACTTTCCAAGGGTGGATTTAATTGGGAAGTTGTAGAAGATCCTCAAAAAGGCGCACAATTAGGCCCCAATCTCCAGCAGAACTTGCTCTTAGGTGCTGTCGTTGGGTTTATGTTAGGAGGCATTGCTGCCTTTATTCGGGAATCGGCTGATGATGCAGTTCACACCACTGCTGAGTTAGAAAAGCAAATGGCCATGCCGTTGTTGGGAACAACTCCCAAGTTACCACCAGCCAAACCCAGAGAATCAATGATCAAGTTGCCTTTTGGTAAGCCAGAAGTTCTCGCCCCCTGGACAATTCAGGTATTGCAATCTCCACCGCGTTGGGAATCGCTGGATCTGATTTACAAGAATATTGAACTTTTAAATACTGTTGCTAACTTAAAATCTTTGATGATTACCTCAGCTTTAGCCGATGAGGGTAAATCAGCTTTGGCCTTGGGTCTGGCGATGAGTGCTGCCCGTTTACACAAAAGAGTGTTACTGATTGATGCCAACTTACGTGATCCCAGCCTGCACCAACAACTGAATCTTCCCAATGAACAGGGGCTTTCAACTCTATTGGCTAGTGATACAACTTTACCCAACCAGATTAGTTTTCAATACTCAGGTTCCGCCTACATCGATATTTTGACCGCTGGCCCCAAACCTGCTGACCCAGCTAATCTGTTAAGTTCCCCTCGGATGATGCAATTAATGGCAGCATTTGAGGAAAACTATGATTTGGTACTCATAGATGCTCCCCCAGTTCTCGGTTTAGTGGATGCTATGCTCACCGCATCATCTTGTCGTAGCGTGGTCATGGTGGCAAGCATTGGTATTGTGACGCGAAGTCAGCTGACTCAAGCGACAGCTATGTTAAGTAAGTTAAATCTGATTGGGGTTGTAGCTAATGGGGTATCAAACTCTAGTAGTAATTACGTACCCAATATCAAACAACAACAATTAGCCCTGCGACAAGCTGTAGAAAAGTAG